In Neodiprion pinetum isolate iyNeoPine1 chromosome 6, iyNeoPine1.2, whole genome shotgun sequence, one genomic interval encodes:
- the Crag gene encoding DENN domain-containing protein Crag isoform X6 has protein sequence MLYLLQERQGQATFGRYRCVSGVIYDGKERIMPDAEVVFETPDGHVANVNNSTSRIFVTYRRASPKMPCNSLVVTDICVILKNKGECQPHAFCVINKNLNKGMLGSDVFLCYKKSMNRANLISFKPAILYKYPIKDYDSFMFPNSVAMFCLPMGATIECWPKLACKPKPVFSTFVLTVADAAQKIYGSAITFYEEIEPVLKDSSNANSHDILELCPKNEKNSNCADNIDDSMLTGNSAEDAKVDLGKIRNYKKLGIFDKLSPSQIDKLQFEDPNTQSLNISKSICILSHWPFFDTFEKFLVFLHSMVNGQEQNVPIEKYIAYFLCDIPFPSPQRPRILVQLSGDDRLILTQPEDLALPRSGASFRQLLINLGPDNCLLILLLILTEQKILVHSLRPDVLTSVSEAIAMILFPFKWQCPYIPLCPLGLAEVLHAPLPFLIGVDSRFFDLYDPPADVNCVDLDTNNVAICDDKKYLNIKLLPKKAGRSLKNRLELLYSKLISLGRSYTSQKERGDADFSVDREFQQKRKEQALELEIQDAFLRFMALILKGYRSYLLPITKAPTVGSTDPTSLFNMQAFLRSRDKAHAKFYSMLVRTQMFIRFIEERSFVSDMDMAGLAFFDECTERVEEESGPLLELDESQHSERTVFIPPPEAGTNKKKLVYKSFKLNPDLMRPQKNLSSKNPALTAFSMVPGSPMARRTKHEIKVAQKMARKQAAVPERWARCLLGTCYSLWFLHLPAMLQVSNQPAAILHQAYELLVKMQKLRMDPTEEVCYRAMMQLCGVYGQPVLAVKLLFHMKRSGVQPNALTYGFYNKAVLEATWPSDMTNSSQLMWNKLRNVIVGAALFKKAGKKGARRRLSAATDIHSVDGKSSETLEHAISRSSLDSAHSQDLDAAGSDSLIGSIVPDLPVFGLAETKMKFLRQNSIVKDQGAALSTSQPEALNRSASNPRLVRNLESPLKSPVRTPVTENDPLGALLNDETPVVSPSGENDSNCSTSTLTILNNATEERAGGPLLFRSNVLPRSATFHQAVDEGGPIVGGHLQRSETMPHSVAQQGEQERDRDRLEFGSLWAQNKDSVTSSLSSLGSSLKLSFGRYSTGGLPFAKNKELISSNQLIESLSLSNYISPSSLTGKKSNELILGGLNSLKSAATSVAKKFDEIKEAISATSTPVKSKEREQRLTYGISHESLDSLTDGSQQDRNEIPVRGSGDSNADLGSLSELADCLYPRGSRDLEERMAIELVLSTASRCHNCATIMYDEEIMAGWQPEDSNLNTVCQFCDKATVPLLTVTILDYRREERELNDPLTGALIELLEQPKELEEPITVPYLNPLVLRKELESVLSQEGDSCLTKHKFIQEHPIVYWNLIWYFERINLSSHLPELWFNNNRDLKNNSQSNSALVGVRTLWDNEKLHMDRLPMYIQWKTNSTEDRTLMQSVITNVRCNDLAEPIRRLALERHKNQMDEKTPISIYRDILFLVFTVLGRGNIDQSAFDREYNQSLERLTEKEEKLLLKTDAPPATMALYCRHYFKPLNV, from the exons ATGCTATATTTGTTACAAGAGAGGCAGGGACAAGCCACCTTTGGTCGATATCG TTGTGTTTCAGGAGTAATATACGACGGCAAAGAACGTATAATGCCTGACGCAGAGGTGGTCTTTGAGACCCCGGATGGACATGTTGCAAATGTAAATAACTCGACATCAAGAATATTTGTTACCTATAGAAGAGCCAGTCCTAAAATGCCATGCAACAGTCTGGTGGTTACGGACATATGtgtgatattgaaaaacaaaggAGAGTGTCAGCCTCACGCATTTTGcgttataaacaaaaatctgAATAAAGGAATGCTGGGGAGCGATGTGTTTTTGTGTTATAAAAAATCTATGAACCGAGCCAATTTGATATCGTTCAAGCCTGCGATATTGTACAAGTATCCTATAAAAGACTACGACAGTTTTATGTTCCCCAATTCTGTCGCCATGTTTTGCTTGCCGATGGGCGCCACTATTGAATGTTGGCCAAAATTGGCATGTAAACCAAAACCCGTATTTTCCACATTTGTATTAACAGTAGCTGATGCGGCCCAAAAGATATATGGATCTGCTATCACGTTTTATGAAGAAATTGAGCCAGTATTAAAAGACTCGAGTAATGCTAATTCTCACGATATTTTGGAACTTTGTccgaagaatgaaaaaaactcaAACTGTG CAGATAACATAGACGATTCAATGCTTACGGGAAATTCAGCAGAGGATGCAAAGGTTGACCTAGGAAAAATAAGgaattataaaaaacttgGTATTTTTGATAAGTTGAGTCCGTCACAAATCGATAAGTTGCAATTTGAGGATCCGAATACTCAGTCATTGAACATCAGCAAATCGATATGTATTCTCTCACATTGGCCATTTTTCGAcacatttgaaaagtttcttgTCTTTCTACACAGTATGGTGAATGGTCAGGAGCAAAATGTTCCCATTGAGAAATATATAGCTTATTTTCTCTGTGACATACCTTTTCCCAGTCCTCAAAGACCGAGAATATTGGTTCAATTGAGCGGAGATGACAGATTGATTTTAACGCAGCCTGAAGATCTTGCATTGCCAAGGTCCGGAGCGAGTTTCAGGCAATTGCTGATAAATTTAGGACCAGACAATTGTTTGTTAATTCTCTTACTCATTTTAACGGAACAGAAGATATTGGTTCATTCTTTGAGACCAGATGTTTTGACATCCGTTAGCGAAGCAATAGCAATGATCCTATTTCCGTTCAAGTGGCAGTGTCCTTACATACCGTTGTGTCCTTTGGGATTGGCAGAG gTACTCCATGCACCGCTGCCGTTTCTTATTGGTGTGGATTCTCGTTTTTTTGACTTATACGATCCACCAGCAGATGTGAACTGTGTTGATCTTGACACCAACAACGTCGCTATTTGCGATGATAAGAAGTATTTGAACATAAAATTGCTCCCTAAGAAAGCAGGTCGATCTCTGAAAAATAGACTGGAACTCCTTTACTCAAAGTTGATTAGCTTGGGTAGAAGTTATACATCTCAGAAag AACGAGGGGATGCAGATTTTAGCGTAGATCGTGAGTTTCAACAAAAACGGAAGGAACAAGCTTTGGAGCTGGAAATACAAGATGCTTTTCTTCGATTTATGGCCTTAATATTGAAGGGCTACCGATCATATTTACTGCCAATTACAAAAGCACCCACTGTTGGGTCAACGGACCCAACGAGCCTATTTAATATGCAAGCCTTTCTGAGAAGTCGTGATAAAGCTCATGCAAAATTTTACAGCATGCTAGTTCGCACCCAGATGTTCATAAG atttataGAAGAAAGAAGCTTTGTGTCAGATATGGATATGGCAGGTTTAGCATTTTTTGATGAGTGTACGGAACGAGTTGAAGAAGAGAGTG GACCACTTTTGGAGTTAGATGAATCACAGCACAGTGAACGCACAGTATTTATTCCCCCACCCGAAGCtggaacgaataaaaaaaaattggtctaCAAATCGTTCAAATTGAATCCTGATTTAATGAGGCCGCAGAAAAATCTCAGTTCGAAAAATCCAGCCCTTACTGCGTTCAGCATGGTGCCTGGAAGCCCGATGGCGCGTAGAACCAAGCATGAGATAAAAGTGGCTCAAAAAATGGCCAGAAAACAG GCAGCTGTTCCAGAACGGTGGGCTAGATGTTTGTTGGGCACATGTTATAGTCTGTGGTTTTTACATCTGCCTGCTATGCTACAAGTGTCAAACCAACCTGCAGCTATTTTGCATCAAGCCTATGAGTTGCTtgtgaaaatgcaaaaattacGAATGGATCCGACTGAAGAG GTTTGCTACAGAGCTATGATGCAATTGTGTGGAGTTTATGGTCAACCTGTATTGGCTGTGAAATTATTGTTTCACATGAAGCGAAGTGGAGTCCAACCTAATGCCTTGACTTATGGGTTTTATAATAAA GCGGTATTGGAGGCAACATGGCCATCTGATATGACAAATTCGAGTCAATTAATGTGGAACAAGTTACGCAATGTTATCGTCGGGGCTGCCTTGTTCAAAAAAGCTGGAAAAAAAGGTGCCAGAAGGAGATTGAGTGCTGCGACTGATATACACAGCGTGGATGGCAAGAGTAGCGAGACTTTGGAACATGCTATATCTAGGTCTAGCCTTGACAGTGCGCATTCACAAGATTTGGATGCAGCAGGTAGTGATT CTTTGATCGGTAGCATTGTTCCTGATTTACCAGTATTTGGACTTGCGGagacaaaaatgaaatttttacgtcaAAATAGTATTGTCAAAGATCAAGGGGCTGCTCTAAGTACGTCTCAGCCAGAAGCACTTAACCGATCAGCTAGTAATCCAAG GTTAGTCCGAAATCTCGAATCACCACTGAAAAGCCCCGTCAGAACACCTGTTACTGAAAATGATCCTCTCGGAGCGTTACTTAATGATGAAACTCCAGTCGTATCGCCGTCTGGGGAAAATGATTCAAACTGCTCAACAAGTACCTTGACCATACTTAATAATGCAACAGAAGAGCGTGCTGGGGGACCGTTATTATTCAGAAG CAATGTTTTACCTAGAAGTGCTACGTTTCATCAAGCAGTCGATGAAGGTGGACCAATAGTTGGTGGACATTTGCAAAGAAGTGAAACTATGCCTCACTCCGTAGCTCAACAAGGTGAACAAGAAAGAGATAGAGACAGATTGGAGTTTGGTAGTCTTTGGGCACAGAATAAAGACAGTGTAACATCTAGCCTGTCGAGCCTAGGATCTAGTCTCAAGCTTAGTTTTGG ACGGTATTCTACCGGAGGCCTGCCATTTGCTAAAAATAAGGAGTTGATATCATCCAATCAGCTCATCGAGTCCTTAAGTTTGTCCAATTATATCAG TCCCTCAAGTTTGACTGGAAAGAAGTCAAACGAACTAATATTGGGAGGATTGAATAGCTTGAAATCTGCTGCGACTagtgttgcaaaaaaattcgacGAAATAAAGGAAGCTATCTCTGCTACTAGTACTCCAGTAAAATCGAAGGAGCGTGAACAAAGATTAACTTATGGAATATCTCACGAATCATTGGATTCGCTAACTGATGGGTCACAGCAAGACCGTAATGAGATACCTGTAAGAGGTTCGG GGGATTCAAACGCAGATCTTGGTTCTTTGTCCGAATTAGCCGATTGTTTGTATCCAAGGGGTTCTAGGGACTTAGAAGAACGTATGGCGATAGAATTAGTCTTATCGACTGCCAGTAGGTGCCATAATTGTGCCACTATTATGTATGACGAAGAAATAATGGCTGGCTGGCAGCCAGAggattcaaatttgaatacagTTTGTCAATTTTGTGATAAAGCTACAGTACCACTTTTGACAGTAACTATATTGGATTATAG GCGTGAGGAGCGTGAGCTAAATGATCCGTTAACAGGAGCATTGATAGAACTCTTAGAACAACCAAAGGAATTGGAAGAACCGATCACAGTTCCATACTTAAATCCGCTCGTGCTTAGGAAAGAATTAGAAAGTGTTTTAAGCCAAGAAGGAGATTCGTGCCTTACCAAGCACAAATTTATACAGGAACATCCCATAGTATACTGGAATTTGATTTGGTACTTTGAACGAATTAATTTGAGCAGTCATTTGCCAGAGCTCTGGTTCAATAATAACCGGGATTTGAAGAATAATTCCCAAAGTAATTCGGCATTGGTTGGTGTTAGAACACTTTGGGATAATGAGAAATTACATATGGATCGTTTGCCTATGTACATTCAATGGAAGACAAACAGTACAGAAGATCGAAC GTTAATGCAGTCTGTTATAACAAATGTGCGTTGCAACGACTTAGCGGAACCTATAAGAAGATTAGCTCTGGAGAGGCATAAAAACCAAATGGATGAAAAAACCCCAATTTCTATATACAGAGACATTCTGTTTTTAGTATTCACAGTCTTGGGACGAGGAAATATTGATCAAA GTGCATTTGATCGGGAATATAATCAGTCGCTTGAAAGACTaacggaaaaaga
- the Crag gene encoding DENN domain-containing protein Crag isoform X1, producing MDERRVADYFVVAGLPGQDDNFSTDENDESNKLEDWCQEGTHLKDTHMQAPITDLAIIFPALGETCPEDYTLLSKTVTGFPADLNHGSLRTNECYICYKRGRDKPPLVDIGVIYDGKERIMPDAEVVFETPDGHVANVNNSTSRIFVTYRRASPKMPCNSLVVTDICVILKNKGECQPHAFCVINKNLNKGMLGSDVFLCYKKSMNRANLISFKPAILYKYPIKDYDSFMFPNSVAMFCLPMGATIECWPKLACKPKPVFSTFVLTVADAAQKIYGSAITFYEEIEPVLKDSSNANSHDILELCPKNEKNSNCADNIDDSMLTGNSAEDAKVDLGKIRNYKKLGIFDKLSPSQIDKLQFEDPNTQSLNISKSICILSHWPFFDTFEKFLVFLHSMVNGQEQNVPIEKYIAYFLCDIPFPSPQRPRILVQLSGDDRLILTQPEDLALPRSGASFRQLLINLGPDNCLLILLLILTEQKILVHSLRPDVLTSVSEAIAMILFPFKWQCPYIPLCPLGLAEVLHAPLPFLIGVDSRFFDLYDPPADVNCVDLDTNNVAICDDKKYLNIKLLPKKAGRSLKNRLELLYSKLISLGRSYTSQKERGDADFSVDREFQQKRKEQALELEIQDAFLRFMALILKGYRSYLLPITKAPTVGSTDPTSLFNMQAFLRSRDKAHAKFYSMLVRTQMFIRFIEERSFVSDMDMAGLAFFDECTERVEEESGPLLELDESQHSERTVFIPPPEAGTNKKKLVYKSFKLNPDLMRPQKNLSSKNPALTAFSMVPGSPMARRTKHEIKVAQKMARKQAAVPERWARCLLGTCYSLWFLHLPAMLQVSNQPAAILHQAYELLVKMQKLRMDPTEEVCYRAMMQLCGVYGQPVLAVKLLFHMKRSGVQPNALTYGFYNKAVLEATWPSDMTNSSQLMWNKLRNVIVGAALFKKAGKKGARRRLSAATDIHSVDGKSSETLEHAISRSSLDSAHSQDLDAAGSDSLIGSIVPDLPVFGLAETKMKFLRQNSIVKDQGAALSTSQPEALNRSASNPRLVRNLESPLKSPVRTPVTENDPLGALLNDETPVVSPSGENDSNCSTSTLTILNNATEERAGGPLLFRSNVLPRSATFHQAVDEGGPIVGGHLQRSETMPHSVAQQGEQERDRDRLEFGSLWAQNKDSVTSSLSSLGSSLKLSFGRYSTGGLPFAKNKELISSNQLIESLSLSNYISPSSLTGKKSNELILGGLNSLKSAATSVAKKFDEIKEAISATSTPVKSKEREQRLTYGISHESLDSLTDGSQQDRNEIPVRGSGDSNADLGSLSELADCLYPRGSRDLEERMAIELVLSTASRCHNCATIMYDEEIMAGWQPEDSNLNTVCQFCDKATVPLLTVTILDYRREERELNDPLTGALIELLEQPKELEEPITVPYLNPLVLRKELESVLSQEGDSCLTKHKFIQEHPIVYWNLIWYFERINLSSHLPELWFNNNRDLKNNSQSNSALVGVRTLWDNEKLHMDRLPMYIQWKTNSTEDRTLMQSVITNVRCNDLAEPIRRLALERHKNQMDEKTPISIYRDILFLVFTVLGRGNIDQSAFDREYNQSLERLTEKEEKLLLKTDAPPATMALYCRHYFKPLNV from the exons ATGGATGAGCGAAGGGTAGCTGATTACTTCGTTGTCGCCGGACTTCCGGGGCAagacgataatttttcaaccgatGAGAACGACGAAAGCAACAAGCTGGAGGATTGGTGTCAGGAAGGAACGCATTTGAAGGATACTCACATGCAGGCTCCCATCACAGATCTGGCCATTATATTTCCAGCTCTGGGAGAAACTTGTCCCGAGGATTATACCCTTTTGAGTAAAACGGTGACTGGCTTTCCAGCGGATTTAAACCACGGAAGCCTCAGAACAAACGAATGCTATATTTGTTACAAGAGAGGCAGGGACAAGCCACCTTTGGTCGATATCG GAGTAATATACGACGGCAAAGAACGTATAATGCCTGACGCAGAGGTGGTCTTTGAGACCCCGGATGGACATGTTGCAAATGTAAATAACTCGACATCAAGAATATTTGTTACCTATAGAAGAGCCAGTCCTAAAATGCCATGCAACAGTCTGGTGGTTACGGACATATGtgtgatattgaaaaacaaaggAGAGTGTCAGCCTCACGCATTTTGcgttataaacaaaaatctgAATAAAGGAATGCTGGGGAGCGATGTGTTTTTGTGTTATAAAAAATCTATGAACCGAGCCAATTTGATATCGTTCAAGCCTGCGATATTGTACAAGTATCCTATAAAAGACTACGACAGTTTTATGTTCCCCAATTCTGTCGCCATGTTTTGCTTGCCGATGGGCGCCACTATTGAATGTTGGCCAAAATTGGCATGTAAACCAAAACCCGTATTTTCCACATTTGTATTAACAGTAGCTGATGCGGCCCAAAAGATATATGGATCTGCTATCACGTTTTATGAAGAAATTGAGCCAGTATTAAAAGACTCGAGTAATGCTAATTCTCACGATATTTTGGAACTTTGTccgaagaatgaaaaaaactcaAACTGTG CAGATAACATAGACGATTCAATGCTTACGGGAAATTCAGCAGAGGATGCAAAGGTTGACCTAGGAAAAATAAGgaattataaaaaacttgGTATTTTTGATAAGTTGAGTCCGTCACAAATCGATAAGTTGCAATTTGAGGATCCGAATACTCAGTCATTGAACATCAGCAAATCGATATGTATTCTCTCACATTGGCCATTTTTCGAcacatttgaaaagtttcttgTCTTTCTACACAGTATGGTGAATGGTCAGGAGCAAAATGTTCCCATTGAGAAATATATAGCTTATTTTCTCTGTGACATACCTTTTCCCAGTCCTCAAAGACCGAGAATATTGGTTCAATTGAGCGGAGATGACAGATTGATTTTAACGCAGCCTGAAGATCTTGCATTGCCAAGGTCCGGAGCGAGTTTCAGGCAATTGCTGATAAATTTAGGACCAGACAATTGTTTGTTAATTCTCTTACTCATTTTAACGGAACAGAAGATATTGGTTCATTCTTTGAGACCAGATGTTTTGACATCCGTTAGCGAAGCAATAGCAATGATCCTATTTCCGTTCAAGTGGCAGTGTCCTTACATACCGTTGTGTCCTTTGGGATTGGCAGAG gTACTCCATGCACCGCTGCCGTTTCTTATTGGTGTGGATTCTCGTTTTTTTGACTTATACGATCCACCAGCAGATGTGAACTGTGTTGATCTTGACACCAACAACGTCGCTATTTGCGATGATAAGAAGTATTTGAACATAAAATTGCTCCCTAAGAAAGCAGGTCGATCTCTGAAAAATAGACTGGAACTCCTTTACTCAAAGTTGATTAGCTTGGGTAGAAGTTATACATCTCAGAAag AACGAGGGGATGCAGATTTTAGCGTAGATCGTGAGTTTCAACAAAAACGGAAGGAACAAGCTTTGGAGCTGGAAATACAAGATGCTTTTCTTCGATTTATGGCCTTAATATTGAAGGGCTACCGATCATATTTACTGCCAATTACAAAAGCACCCACTGTTGGGTCAACGGACCCAACGAGCCTATTTAATATGCAAGCCTTTCTGAGAAGTCGTGATAAAGCTCATGCAAAATTTTACAGCATGCTAGTTCGCACCCAGATGTTCATAAG atttataGAAGAAAGAAGCTTTGTGTCAGATATGGATATGGCAGGTTTAGCATTTTTTGATGAGTGTACGGAACGAGTTGAAGAAGAGAGTG GACCACTTTTGGAGTTAGATGAATCACAGCACAGTGAACGCACAGTATTTATTCCCCCACCCGAAGCtggaacgaataaaaaaaaattggtctaCAAATCGTTCAAATTGAATCCTGATTTAATGAGGCCGCAGAAAAATCTCAGTTCGAAAAATCCAGCCCTTACTGCGTTCAGCATGGTGCCTGGAAGCCCGATGGCGCGTAGAACCAAGCATGAGATAAAAGTGGCTCAAAAAATGGCCAGAAAACAG GCAGCTGTTCCAGAACGGTGGGCTAGATGTTTGTTGGGCACATGTTATAGTCTGTGGTTTTTACATCTGCCTGCTATGCTACAAGTGTCAAACCAACCTGCAGCTATTTTGCATCAAGCCTATGAGTTGCTtgtgaaaatgcaaaaattacGAATGGATCCGACTGAAGAG GTTTGCTACAGAGCTATGATGCAATTGTGTGGAGTTTATGGTCAACCTGTATTGGCTGTGAAATTATTGTTTCACATGAAGCGAAGTGGAGTCCAACCTAATGCCTTGACTTATGGGTTTTATAATAAA GCGGTATTGGAGGCAACATGGCCATCTGATATGACAAATTCGAGTCAATTAATGTGGAACAAGTTACGCAATGTTATCGTCGGGGCTGCCTTGTTCAAAAAAGCTGGAAAAAAAGGTGCCAGAAGGAGATTGAGTGCTGCGACTGATATACACAGCGTGGATGGCAAGAGTAGCGAGACTTTGGAACATGCTATATCTAGGTCTAGCCTTGACAGTGCGCATTCACAAGATTTGGATGCAGCAGGTAGTGATT CTTTGATCGGTAGCATTGTTCCTGATTTACCAGTATTTGGACTTGCGGagacaaaaatgaaatttttacgtcaAAATAGTATTGTCAAAGATCAAGGGGCTGCTCTAAGTACGTCTCAGCCAGAAGCACTTAACCGATCAGCTAGTAATCCAAG GTTAGTCCGAAATCTCGAATCACCACTGAAAAGCCCCGTCAGAACACCTGTTACTGAAAATGATCCTCTCGGAGCGTTACTTAATGATGAAACTCCAGTCGTATCGCCGTCTGGGGAAAATGATTCAAACTGCTCAACAAGTACCTTGACCATACTTAATAATGCAACAGAAGAGCGTGCTGGGGGACCGTTATTATTCAGAAG CAATGTTTTACCTAGAAGTGCTACGTTTCATCAAGCAGTCGATGAAGGTGGACCAATAGTTGGTGGACATTTGCAAAGAAGTGAAACTATGCCTCACTCCGTAGCTCAACAAGGTGAACAAGAAAGAGATAGAGACAGATTGGAGTTTGGTAGTCTTTGGGCACAGAATAAAGACAGTGTAACATCTAGCCTGTCGAGCCTAGGATCTAGTCTCAAGCTTAGTTTTGG ACGGTATTCTACCGGAGGCCTGCCATTTGCTAAAAATAAGGAGTTGATATCATCCAATCAGCTCATCGAGTCCTTAAGTTTGTCCAATTATATCAG TCCCTCAAGTTTGACTGGAAAGAAGTCAAACGAACTAATATTGGGAGGATTGAATAGCTTGAAATCTGCTGCGACTagtgttgcaaaaaaattcgacGAAATAAAGGAAGCTATCTCTGCTACTAGTACTCCAGTAAAATCGAAGGAGCGTGAACAAAGATTAACTTATGGAATATCTCACGAATCATTGGATTCGCTAACTGATGGGTCACAGCAAGACCGTAATGAGATACCTGTAAGAGGTTCGG GGGATTCAAACGCAGATCTTGGTTCTTTGTCCGAATTAGCCGATTGTTTGTATCCAAGGGGTTCTAGGGACTTAGAAGAACGTATGGCGATAGAATTAGTCTTATCGACTGCCAGTAGGTGCCATAATTGTGCCACTATTATGTATGACGAAGAAATAATGGCTGGCTGGCAGCCAGAggattcaaatttgaatacagTTTGTCAATTTTGTGATAAAGCTACAGTACCACTTTTGACAGTAACTATATTGGATTATAG GCGTGAGGAGCGTGAGCTAAATGATCCGTTAACAGGAGCATTGATAGAACTCTTAGAACAACCAAAGGAATTGGAAGAACCGATCACAGTTCCATACTTAAATCCGCTCGTGCTTAGGAAAGAATTAGAAAGTGTTTTAAGCCAAGAAGGAGATTCGTGCCTTACCAAGCACAAATTTATACAGGAACATCCCATAGTATACTGGAATTTGATTTGGTACTTTGAACGAATTAATTTGAGCAGTCATTTGCCAGAGCTCTGGTTCAATAATAACCGGGATTTGAAGAATAATTCCCAAAGTAATTCGGCATTGGTTGGTGTTAGAACACTTTGGGATAATGAGAAATTACATATGGATCGTTTGCCTATGTACATTCAATGGAAGACAAACAGTACAGAAGATCGAAC GTTAATGCAGTCTGTTATAACAAATGTGCGTTGCAACGACTTAGCGGAACCTATAAGAAGATTAGCTCTGGAGAGGCATAAAAACCAAATGGATGAAAAAACCCCAATTTCTATATACAGAGACATTCTGTTTTTAGTATTCACAGTCTTGGGACGAGGAAATATTGATCAAA GTGCATTTGATCGGGAATATAATCAGTCGCTTGAAAGACTaacggaaaaaga